GGCTAAAAACATGGCATTTCGTCTGCTTTCTTTAAGCTCACATGATTCCTAAAGCACTAATGGATTAAAATATTGAGGGACCACTTGTTTTACCAAAACTTAAAGTTATAGTATCTTCATGGAGGACTTTATTTTGAACTTTATTGCATTGACTAAAGGCACTGTTTAAAAGACACGATTAAAGCCACATaagctttttatttttatttttatttttatttttggcttcCAAACTGCTTCTTCATAAAGAAAATTTGAGAACGCACATGACATGTCATTGACCAAAGGCATGAGTTTCAAGCATAAGGATTAACCCAAGCCTTATGCTTATCTAACTTGAAAATCTTTGAGTGGAGTTTGATTGCTTTTAGTCTACAAAATTTGATTAGTTGTGGTCAAATGGATGACTGTCGTTCTGGTATAGACAAAATTTACCGAGCTGAGTATATAATTTGAATAGAAAGGAGTTACCATTTCAGTGTAGTATAATGTACAGTAGGGAGGAATAGTATGTGAACTTACTGGGAATAACTTTTCTGTATGTTCACTCTGTTCGTCTCGTACTTTTTCCTACATATACTTGCAGGTCCATGCACATTCTTTAAAAGATGAATGCTAGCTTCATGTTTTTAGTACTAAATATGATGGGCCCTCAATCCTAAAGGTATTACTTAATTAGCAGTTTGGCACTGCAGATTCCAAAATTCTTCAACTTTTTGATGCTAGGGTTGTTAGGGTAAACTAGATTCAGACATGAGTTGAAAGTCATAGGTATGGTTCCCTGATCAGTTGAGCACTGGACCTTACTCCATAACGAGTTTAAGTGCACTGGCTATAAAATTGGATATTCATATCAGTCTTGAATTTTCCTTCTTTCTCATGCAGAGATGTGGTTCAAATTCAAACCTAATGGACACCATCAATCTAGAGAAAGCACGGATGGGTTTGAATTGGTTGGACAATTGGATGGAAGAAAGCTTAAGGAATAACCATAGAGATTCTCCGCTTATACATAGGCATGCTGATGATGAGAAGAGTGATAAAATCCTTGAAGTAGATACTTGGAAACCAAACTTGAACTGCCCACCATGTAACCGGAACTTTAGGACATCTCAGCATGGCTCAGCTTTTGATTATAACCAGACCTACATGGCATATGACTCCCCTAGAAAACAATCAGGAAAAGGTTCGAATCGAATACCAGATAACTTTTCAGCAGAAGTTTTACCATTAAGCTCTCTGAAACATCCTGGAAGGAAAGATGAAGTAATTTTAAGGACTGCTGATATTGACAACAGCCCACAAgtgctttctgcatcatcatcaagacCTGGAAGTAGTGCTAGAAGAAGTCCTTTCGCAAGTAGTGAATGCTCATGGGGATATTTAAGTGGATTTTCTGTTCACCCAAATTACATGGCTAATACGGAATCATTCCGGGCTAAGTACCGGTCTCAGAGTGCCCCAAGGCAGAGACTAGAGTTTGAGAAGTATGGTTCTAACAGAAGAACCTTTCAGGGGTTGTGGGAATCAGAAAGAGATTCGGCTCAACATGTTGATTATAGGTACAGGTATAATCTAGCATCTGATTGCTTGAATAAGCTTGCTGGTGCCCACCAAGGGCAATGACCCCCCTTTTTATTTCCTCGTGTGTGATTAGGCACTGCTGTGCTGTGCTAGGGCTGTAATTAACTTACTGTTATGTTACGAACTTAGATCTACAATGGTCTCCGGGTCCGAACCAGCACGACACGACTGCCGTTTGCTGAACATGTTAAGCTTTGCAGTTCTCAGTTCCCACTCCATGAATTTAGATTGTATTTTTGTATTATATAGTTGTGAAGCAGAACTCTTTAACTTAATCCAGATGACTGGTTCGTGtcttaatatttttacaatttggcATGGTTTTGTCATTATGTCTGTTATGGGATCACTTTCAAGTcgaaattattttgaaaataaatgaaatagagcTTCAGTTCCCACTCTGCATTCACGGGGTTTAAATATATCCAGCCATTAGTAGCTTCTCTCAATGGCCTCCCTCCTTATTCTTGTCTGAGGTGGCTACATAACATGGTGATACGAATATTGAACAGTAAGAacgttcctttttcttttttagtgAAGAAGCTAATAAGGGAGCAAATtttaattcgatttgaaaaaataaaataaaataaaaatttaaattttgatttaattgaatttagttatttgaattattcgagttaaatcGAATAAATAATTCGAGTTTTGAGATTAAATCGAGTTGAATTGTACAATTCGAATAACAGAAAATACATTTTTGGTCTTGTCAAGTTTAAAAATGAACAAATTGATATTTAGGGTTTTTTAccctaatattataaaaaaaattatacacgAAAATGGGTTGTCAGCCAGATTAATTGTGAAAATGGTATAGATTTTGGGGTCGCGCCTACGACAAGCAAAcacatttttaatattaaattttttttcgtataaaaaaattattattatattattattatatttttaaatatttaaataatatatggGTAAAAATATGAGTTTTATACAGGTAAGAAATACCAGAAACGGGTCGAGCCTGTCAGGTAGG
Above is a genomic segment from Gossypium arboreum isolate Shixiya-1 chromosome 8, ASM2569848v2, whole genome shotgun sequence containing:
- the LOC108456983 gene encoding protein IQ-DOMAIN 24-like, whose translation is MGLFRRLFGAKKPTQPRPDEDRRRWSFNRSSHPTSSTSHLDALSGPGNGTLDANKRAIAVAAATAAVAEAALAAAHAAAEVVRLTSGGVGSADGSNRRLPQELAAVKIQSAFRGYLARRALRALKALVKLQALVRGHIVRKQTADMLRRMQTLVRLQARARASRSYMTKSFYSTCKISHSRHARCGSNSNLMDTINLEKARMGLNWLDNWMEESLRNNHRDSPLIHRHADDEKSDKILEVDTWKPNLNCPPCNRNFRTSQHGSAFDYNQTYMAYDSPRKQSGKGSNRIPDNFSAEVLPLSSLKHPGRKDEVILRTADIDNSPQVLSASSSRPGSSARRSPFASSECSWGYLSGFSVHPNYMANTESFRAKYRSQSAPRQRLEFEKYGSNRRTFQGLWESERDSAQHVDYRYRYNLASDCLNKLAGAHQGQ